The DNA sequence taatgcTCTTTTCGAAAACTTCTCCTGTCAGCGCTGCGCGTGTTATGAAGAAAACCACCAAAACTAACAAGAAAACTAGCTTAAAAAATAGTATGCAGGGAAAcatcaaacatatatatatgcatatgcaACTCATTGGAAAAGTCAAGAAATTTGTCAAAATATATGAACCACATCTACAAATAATTTAGAAACGCTTTAGTAGTTCAAAAGGTTAATTAACGACAAGGCAATGAAGCTGCCTCCTCATGAAATGAGAAGCCAGATAACGTAAGGTTCATAGAACTGGCATTGTCCTTTTAGATTTCTACTCTCTCCTGGACAATATTTAAAATGAGACAGGGGAGCCATAATATTTTGTCAGTAGCAGTGCCAATAGGCACGACATGCTTCACATGGTCATTCACCTTTGTAGCAAATTTGCAACTATGCCCAATTTACACCAACATACTGCGTTTGAATGAATGTATGCAGGATTCCGATGACAAATGGATCTTCATTGTGCCCGCACACGGCCTGAGCAAATCAATTCCTACAATAACCTATCCCAATTTTCGAGAATCATGGAAAGGGCAGCATTCTAAAAGAACTAAGACAAAAACAACACAGACTTACCCTTTTTTTGGcaactgcaaaaaaaaaacgtcTATATTTCTTCAATATGGCTTTGCAATAGAGGGACCCGTTGTTTGCTCGATGCCAGGCTTCCTTCCCCTGCATCATCACCCCTCTTCTCTTCATTGGCTTTCCCCACATCACAGAATAAAATCCAATGACAATAACAACTGCTCCTATCAAACTGCAGCATTCAGTAAATGTAAACTGAGAAGCTAAATGGTGTCCCTTTTGCAATTTTCAACACGACCAAAATTAGTGCCTCTCAATCGACGACATTTTGATATGGAGGTTACAGGGAATAAAGATTAAACCCTACCTCCCAAGGTAGAAAGTATCACCTAAGAAGGTAACACCAATGAAAACTGCAACGACAATCCCCAAATGCTTGAACATAGCTGCAAACACAGGCTCTGTCCTTCTAAGACACCAAGTAGATACACCAACCTGGAATGCTGAGCCAAACACTCCCTGCAATAATATAACTTAGCAACTTAGGTTCATGTGTTAGAAATATTACATCCAAAAGGTATATCAGGGCTGGGTTTAGTTATCTAATTACCAAGTATAGAACAGCGATCCACCTGATTTTAGGTGTTAATTCCCATGAAATCAGGTCTCTTTCTACAATTGAAGAACAACTACAGATTGAATAGCCACAAAGAagcaataattaaaaaccatgaTCAGCTCTGCGCGGTATTTCTTTAGAACTGATGCCTGAAACACAGAAATGAAATAGGAAGTACTCTTAGTTTCTAACCAAATTTCACACTTTCAAGAGGTTTTAAGTAAAAGTTTACAGATTTCACCTGTACAATAAGCCAAGATGCGGCCAACATGCAATTAGCTGCGACACACACTCCTCCAAGGACCCAGTTTGACTGTTCGGATAAAAGTTGCTTTTGAGACAACATATCAGTCATAACAGTTGAGGATGTATTCAGAATTGGGGGTCCCTTGTAAAGAGTCACAATGAAAGCCCCTGAAATTGAAACTATTGTTCCCAAGGTTTTAGCTAGGCTACTGAAGCTTCTCACGTCAATTCTTTCCATTCTGAAACCAGGCATTTGAACGAATTTAGAAATCAGTGATGGTGTAAGATTACCATTCTACCAGTGTCTCAGAATTGCGTTGTACAACTCTTGTCTGGAATGAGAGAGAGCTCATCATCAGCTAAATTCTCCTTGGAATAAAAAAACaagataatcaatatattaacaCTGGTTCTTCTACAAAACCTAAGAACAGAACAGGTACTCATAACTAATGCTCAGGTTTCATTAACAAAATACGACGATTCTGATAAAATCACACTTCagaataaagaaacaaaaagggaaGCATGTCAATTGGCCAGAGCAGTTTACCGCCCGCTTGCACCCGAGTTCGAATCCCCCTCCCAATGAATTATCAATTAACAGTAGCTTAAAACATCGGTTTGGCAAAAGATAAAAAAACATGGAGGTTGATCACAATTTTCGGTTTGAGTAAAAAGAGGAGGGTATAACCTGAAGATAACTGCAAGTACAAAGGTAAAAGCAGGAATGAGGTTGAGCATAGCTGTACTAAGAGTAGGAGAGCTATATTTAATCCCAGCATAACCAAGAAACTGcgccatgaatctgcaaaactCTTGAAATTATCAATCAAACCCATTAATCAGTAATCACCCaccaacaaattaaaaatgcaaCCTTTATTAATTCTCACATAGGATTTTTCATCAACAGATGTAATTCTTAACTTACCCAATTAGACCAAGCAAGAAGAACCAACTGATGATCGAGAAAGTGAGAGGAGGGCACTCAGTGTTGTGCCTTGGTCCGTTCATCAGTTCGGAAACGAGATTtagattacaacctcaccaaaatcacactcagttgaacagaataaaatacaacaaataaagacaccgaaaaatttacgaggttcggcaaaaatcaTGCCTACGTCCCcagagagatattgctcttcactatgagaataacagtacaagtacacatgagttaaatcaacataacccaatcccaaatcccttacacacccactcatagaatttttCCAAGAGTCTCACTCTacccaagagttctttcactagaatactttttactctagctctcttgatttttCTCTCACCCATGCCCATGctttcccatgggagagccgaatgctctccccctttggatgctctctgatgccttctcaggagagagccgaatgctctttctctctctttctccactTCGGCTCTTTGCAGTTAAATGGAAAGAAAATGAATCAACCTCTCCTTTTTTTGCACAGACATAATGATGATGCATCATGCTCCCTTTGCCTTTTACTCAAAACCCAAAGCCACTTTCGTGGCATGCAAATGGGAAATCAATAAAAAAGGCCAAAACAAAAGAATCCCAtgaaacatcatcattgtcTTCCACTATTAGCCAAAATAAGATATGGACACATTTGGTCACTATTCCGAAAGCATAACACACAAAATCACTTAATTGTTAACAGCTCAAAAtatgagccaatcacaacactcAGATCTACCAAGAACACATAAGACAAGAGCAAAGAAAGAAATTAACTTTATGATCAAAGTAACAAACCACAGTGACAAATCAAACCTTTGGATTCTGGTAGTTGAGAAAAGGTGAGATTTAATTACTTGTGGAAGGCTAGAGAAATTGGGAGGAGGATGAGGGTGGGGAGGGCATTGGAGTAGCAGAGAAAGATGAGGTTGCTCATGCCATTAGACATGGCTATTTTGCTTATTATAATTAGCCCAGCTTGTGCACACTCACCCAACACCATCCCAACAATTGGTAGTGCTGCAATCTTCCCCataactccttttttttttttgttcttcgaTCTCAGAACCAGAATTTTTCACAGCAAGATGCAGACATGGAGTCCTAATGTAAGACAAGCCTTGAATCCATTTAATCGATGACTTCACCTGGTGCACCCATTTGCATGGTCATAGTGGAGTCAAGTGGGCGGGACGtcgtttgttttttgtttaaactttagactaaaatataattatatttttatatgccCAATGAAACTCAACTTCAatctcattttctttttggAACAAAATTGCGTAATTTTGCATTCTGAAACTCAAGATTCGTTTTAGATTCCTGAGATTCTATTGATTTTTTAAAAATGAGATGGAATGTGCTTACGTGGAAgggtaaaaaattaattttgagttTCATAGTAAAATGATAATTCCGTCAAAATGAAACTTATAAATGTCAATAATTTTGAGTTTCATAGTAAAATGATAATTCCGTCAAAAAGAAACTTATAAATGCCAGTCATAATAAAATTACCATTTTACCCTTTCACGTCAATACATTCGTCTCTTTTTTAACATTGACAGATTCCCATTTGCATTTCAACTAACTTGTCCTCCTACCTCATCAACTATAATAAGGAGACTGATAGTTCAGAAATTTATAACTAATcaaaaaacaacaaataatctgcaatttttttatttcaaacaaATAATCTTCAATTAATAATGTCATTAGTTTACATAGAACACTTGTGCACTACTGCTTCTCTTGTAAGCCGTTTTGTAGCAAAGGGAGCTTGTTTTGGTCTAGTGATTCGATTTCGATCAGCTTCTCTTCTTTGGCCTTTCCCCACATCATGGCATAAAATCCAGTAACAATTATTGCTGCACCAACTAAGCTGCAAAGATGTTATATAATCAATTATCATTAATTAATTTGCTGATAAGAATTTTCTCTTAATCATCAACCCGATTTTCTAACAAGCCAAAGACTTTCCCACCCAGCAGCTTTCACCAACTTTCAATGATTCaaccaaagaaaaatcaaataattgaaCGGGACAAGTTTAGAGCTcttttgataactatttcgtttttagttttaaattttcaCTATTTGTGCTTGAGATATCAAGCGAGAATATGTAACAGGTTGAAAcaaattatatgtatatttataccTTCCAAGATAGACTGAATCTCCCAAAAATATGACACCCATGATCACACCAAAAATGATTCCAAGAGGCTTAAACATAGAACAATAAAAAGCTCCAGCCTTCTTCACACACCAGGTGACTAAACTGTATCGGAGAACCGTCGAAACAATTCCCTGTAAATGATCGTACAAAATTTAACTTATAACTATGAGCTGTAAAAAATCTTTTACTTTGAGCTATGAAAAAAAACAGAACTCTAATTTGCTTACAGTGTATAAAATAGCAATGATCCCCACATCCAGCCTTATTTCCCAGGCACTTGCACCTCTAACTGCAATTAAAGTAAATGCTGCAGACTGCATGGTCGCGAATAAGCATTGGAAAAAGACAATGAACACAATTGCAGGGTACTTCTTAACGATTGTTGCCTGCAACATTTGGAATTatagaaagaaggaaagaaaaaaattgtaatttaattGGTTGTTATTTGCTTTCAGCTCTATAAAAGGGTAACCGAGTAACACCTAATTACCTGCAGAATGTACCATAAAGAAGTTGACAAGGCGTCAGCTGCAAGAAAAAGCCCTCCAAGGATCCAGTTTGATTTCGATGAGGAAAGGATCAGTTGGTTGAGTAAACTAGCAAGTGATGATGATAGCCGTATGATTGGTAGGCCTTTGTAAAATGTTACAACAAATGCTCCTGTGATTGATACTATGGTTCCCAAAACTTTTGCTTGGCTGCTTGAGCTTCTCCAGTAAACTCTTTCCATCCTAAAGTTAAACCACCCAatacttttgaaaaaaaaaaaaaaggaaccacCCAATATTTGAAGCAATGCATGTTGATTACTTCTTATATAACACAACAAAAGTTATCAAGTTCCAGAACTTTGTTTTAATAGTATGAGTAAAATTCCCATATgttgaaaattttcatatatGATACACGTGTTCTCAcatttttcacacatttttcaATAGTACGAGTAAAATTTACATATGATTGAAAGGACTGTAATTGAAATTTCAgaataattcaaaaaaaaaaaattatcgaaTAATACACATACATATTCTTTTCATATTTTGTTGCTGTCTTACATTCTAATTGGATTTTATAACCAACTATAAAAAGAGAGTTTAATATTTTTGGTctgtcttttttttattattgatcTTTAGTCAGTTATACAGTACTTGCCCTCGATCAGTTACAGTGAAAGAACTCAATTATTTGGTCCCCAAATTCAAAACAATACTATTATTCTCAGTATCAAGaaagtcaaaagaaaagaaaaaaagcagaACCTGAAAATGATGGCAAGTATGAAAGTAAAAGCTGGAATGAGGTTAAGCATGGCCGTGCTAAGTGTGGGAGAGCTGTATTCTATGCCAATATTTCCAAATATTTGCGATGTACAACTGCACATATATGTTGAGTAATTAAATTTCTAAGAAATTGGTCTGTAGAGTGGAGTTGCGTGTTAAATTAATTAGTGTATATGTTACCAACCAAAACAGTGCTAGCAAGAAGATTTTGCAGAGGATGGAGAATGTAAGGGGAGGGCGCTCCGATCTGCCAGTGGCCAGAAAATCTCagtaagaagaaaagaaagaaaaaatgtgaCACTTTATCGTCGAATATTATTCAAGATTTCAAAAAGACAGAGTAGTAAAATGTGTATGATTGATCAAATAATATCtacgaaaaaagaaagaaagaaattctGTAGAATTAACCTGTGGAAGATGAGAGCGGAAGGGAGAAGAATGAGGGCGGAGACGGCGTTGGCATAGACGACGATTATGTAGGCGTTGGTCCCTTTGGACATGGCGGCTTTGTTTACCACCATACTCCCAGTTTGAACCATCATCGCGATCACCATTCCAATAAATGGCAGAAAACCCTCAATGCTCatcttatctctctctctctctctctctctctctctctcttttgaaaCTGCAGAGTCACAAAAGACACACATGCAGATCCCGCATCCCTGCAAATTACTTACAATCTGCTACAGTCGTTTTGTAAATCACTTCGGCCCAATTTTGCCCTGCATATAATCGTTCGAGTGTGTTAAAATTAAAGTGGTTTTCCTAAAATGACTTCTCACATACCCAACAACTTATATTAATTCCTTAATTGTGGCTGTCTTGGGAATCCGCATGTTTTCATGGTGCAGTGGCActcctttatgttttggtgtTCCTTCTAGACAATAGTTTTCAATTGCATTGATAACTAGCTGCTGCTTATccttttgagttagtttttcATCTTTCCTTTAGATTGTATTGTTCATGCTCTTGGTGAGAGTGTTGTAACTTGTAAGCTTATTTCCTTGTTAGTGAAAGTTGATTCATCTTCGTTGAGTTCCATTCTGTAGAATTTTTTATGTGTATTTcatgaagaaacaattacaaatgaaacatatatataggaaaagaaagtagacataagcctaacttgcctaacttgcctaacttgcctaatttcctaacttgcctaacttgcctaatttacacaaagaatgttgactagcctaacttcactagtcatccaacatgtttatttcatgcatgcattttaacaaaagatatgacttgcatgcattccaacactccccctcaagctggatcgaggGGATTCACTGAGCCAAGCTTGCCCAATAACCGATGAAACTGAGATGATGCTAGTGCCTTTGTAAAAAGATCTGCTAGTTGATCATGGCTTCGTGTGAACATGGTCCGGATGATTTGCGTTTGAACTTGAGCTCTGATGAAATGACAATCcacttcaatatgtttggttcTTTCATGGAACACAGGATTGGCAGCAATGTGCATGGCTGCCTGATTATCACACATAAGCGTCATAGGAGTAGAACTAGGAAACCCTAAGTCTGAAAGAAGCCCTTTAAGCCAAATGAGTTCACACGCAGTGGCTGCCATGGCTCGATACTCAGCCTCTGCGCTGGAACGAGCAATTACCTGTTGCTTCTTACTCTTCCATGTGACAAGGTTTCCACCAACAAATGTACAATAGCCTGTGATTGATTTCCTATCAATTGCATTACCTGCCCAGTCTGCATCTGTGTAGCCACTAATGACAGTGGACTGATTGTTATGCATTGTAATTCCTTGCCCAATTGAACCCTTAAGATAACGAAGGATTCTCTTAACAAGGTTAAGGTGATCAACAGTgggagagtgcatgaactgactaGCCAAGCTCACTGCATATGTGATATCTGGACGAGTGATAGTGAGGTATATAAGCTTGCCTACTAATCGTTGATAGTAGCTTACATCATGCATGGCTTCTCCATCTATGCTGAGCTTCAGTTTACAATCAACGGGAGTGATAGCAGGCTTGCAGTCAAGCATTTTTGCTTCTTGAAGGAGGTCCAATACATATTTTCGTTGATGTAGAAACAATCATTTTGAAGATGTTGCCATTTCGATCCCCAAAAAATACTTTAACCTCCCCAAATCTTTGATAGCGAAAACTTGATGTAGTGAGAGTTTTAGTGCCTCAATCTCCACGGTATTATCTCCAGTGATGAtaagatcatcaacatagacgAGGACCACCAACTTCCCCCTGGTGCCATTTCTTACAAATAACGAAGAATCAGCATTACTTCGCATGAATCCAGCCTTTTCCAGAACAGAACTAagcttggcataccaagctcttggtgattgtttcaatccgtataTTGCCTTGTGCAATTTACAAACCATGTTGCCTTTAATACCATCATAGCCTGGAGGAGGTTGCATATACACTTCTTCCTGCAGCTCGCcgtgaaggaaagcattcttcacgtccatttggtaGAGTGACCATCCATAATTGATTGCAACTGACAGTAAAACCCTGACTGAGTTCATCTTGGCCACCGGTGCAAATGTTTCCTTATAATCtacaccaaaggtttgggtgAAACCCCGAGCAACAAGTCTAGCCTTGTGTCTCTCGATAGATCCATCAGCTTTGAATTTAGTCTTGTAAATCCAACGACTTCCAACAGCCTTTTTTCCTGGTGGTAGTTGAACTAGGCTCCAGGTGCAATTCTCTTCCAGTGCACGAATCTCTTCTTTCATGGCTTGGTTCCATTGTGGGAGAAGAGAAGCTTCTTGAAAGCTTCTTGGTTCATAGTGCTTATCAATTTCACTGAGAAATGTAGCATGAGATGTTGAGAACTTACTAAAGCTGATACATTCATTGATTGGATGTCGTGAGGCATATGTAACATAGTCCTGCAACCTAGCTGGAGGTTTTCTGATTCGAGGAGGATTTCTTTTAATCACCTGAGACTCTGTAGAGGGCGGAGAATGATCAGAGTAGGGCTCGTCTTCACTCTCATTGGCAGTAATTTGGTCAGTTTGAACTTCTTCACAATCTGGACTTACAATGACTGATCTCTTTTCCAACATCGGATAATTAAAGTTTTGAGGGAGTGGGAACATGTCAACTAAATCCTCCCCCTGACTTGTAAAATAGGGATAGTCTTCTTCGAACTTCACATCTCTTGAAACTGTGCACTTCTTAGTGACTGGATTGAAGCACTTGTATCCCTTTTGAGTGGTCGAGTATCCCATAAACACACACTTGGTTGCCCTGGCATCTAGTTTGTCACGGTTCAAGGTTTGGATGtgaacaaaacacacacaaccaaacaccttGAGATGTGTCAAATCTATTTTCCTCCCCTTGAGAACTTCATAGGGAGATTTAAACCCTAGCACACGACTTGGAAGTCGATTGATGAGATAAGTGGTAGTAAGGATGGCAAACgaccaaaatttctttggaaCGTGCACGTGAATCATGAGAGCACGAGTTTTTTTCCAAGAGATCTCTATTTTTCCTCTCggctactccattttgttggggagtCCCCACACAGCTGGTTTGATGTATGATACCCTGagaacttatgtattgaagcaTGTTGTTGGATAGAAATTCAGTGCCATTATCTGACCTTAAAACCTTAATGTTTGATTGAAATTGCGTTTTAACATGCATGTGAAAGTCTTTGAAAATGGTAGGGACTTCACTTTTTGATTTCATAAGATATAGAAAACTTGTTCGagagaaatcatcaacaaatagaacaaaatatttaaaaccTTCCATTGATTCAGTTGCAGGTCCCCATACATCGGTGTGTACCATTTCAAAAAGGTTTACTTGTCTTAGACATTGAATTACCAAAAGGTAGCCTAGTAAACTTAGAAAATTAACAAGTATCACAAGTAGGATAGGGgttacaaaaatttggaaacagTTTCGACAAGACAAGTTCAGAGGGGTGGGCTAATCTCCTATGCCAAAGTTGGTTTTCATCTATGGACTTCGATTGAGCTTGAAGAGCCTGAGTGAAACATGCATTCTTGCACAGGTAGTAAAGTCCATTTATGAAGACCCCTTCACCAATCATCTTCATGGTGAGAACATCCTGAAACATCACTTTATTTGGTGAAAAAATAGCACGGCAGTTTAGGGTGTTGGTGATCTTTCCAATTGACAAAAGTTGGAAGGGAAAGGTTGGTACATAGAGGGCAGTGGAAGGTGTTTTTTGAGAGAGTAAGTTTATTTCTCCTTTTCCCAAAACTAAGacattttttccatttgcaacagaCACATGTGAGGGGCttgaaaattttttaaaatgatgtaaatttgtaactttgtttgtcatatgatctgtggcgcctgaatcaattatccaacaaTCAATTTCAGTACTAGTTAATAGGGCAGTAGTAAAGGCTTTGAGTATACCTGATGCTTCTCCCTTTAAAACTTTCTCATTTCTAGCAAGAAATCCGGCAAATTGTCCCAACATAGCTGTGTGACTACCCTCTTCATTGCCTTGACCATGTGAGCCTCCTCCGTGCCCCTTACTTTGTAGGTAAGCTGCAAATTCATTGATCAATGACAATGGATTGGCAATGAACTCCATGGATCCTTGTGAGATAGTAGGAGCGTGAGCATTAGCAAGTTGTGCCTTGAAATGAGGTTGAAATTGTTGTGAGGACCTTGGTATCATCCTTCCATCTTTGCTGAACTTAGGCTTGAGTTCAGGATGAAGTTCTCAACACTTGTCTTCCTCATGACCAACACCATTGCAATATTTGCATTTTAGATGTGTGTTTCTTCCCTTGTATACCTTGGCTTCTGAGTTCTTGTACTTTGATGCATATGCCCGAGTCTCCGTTAATCTAGGATTGTGATCAACATTCATAACCTTCTTCCTTGCTTCTTCTCGTTGGATAGTTGCACAAACATTGTTGAAGGTAGGCAGGTCTTGACTCATCAAGATGTGACTCCTTAGGTCCTCGTACTCAGAGCTCAAACTCCCTAACAGCTGATAAATTTTGTCTTCCTCAGCTCGTTTTAGGAGAATGGTAGGATCTGTGGTATGAGGGAGATATACAtccaactcattccacatgGCTTTGAGGCTcccaaggtgttgaacaaatgttttcccttcttgttgagcACTAGCAATGTCATTCTTTAATTGGAAGACCCATGCAtagttgttttgatttccatacatatCCTGCAAAGCTTTCCAAAGATCATGTGCGGAATTGGAGTAGCTAAAAATTTCAGCAACATGTTTCTTCATGGTGTTGAGCAGCAAGGACATGACAAGTTGATCTTTGCAGAGCCATGCATTGTATGTAGAGGAAGAACGGTCTGGAGCTTCCACGCTTCCATTTACAAACCCTAACTTCCCTTTGCCTCCGAGAGCTAGTGAAACAGCTCGGGACCAAGGAAGATAATTGAACTCGTTCAAGAGAACTGAACATAAACGTTGATTGGTGTTAACCTCAACGTCTGAGAAGTTTGGAGAGAGATTGTGCTGGGTTTCCTCATCATGGTTCACAAAACTTTCTTCAGTCATGACTTAGactttgaaagaaagaaaaaattgcaGCAGCAAGAATGGCAGAGACAGGTTACAAatgaacctgctctgataccatgtagaattttttatgtgtatttcatgaagaaacaattacaaatgaaacatatatataggaaaagaaagtagacataagcctaacttgcctaacttgcctaacttgcctaatttacacaaagaatgttgactagcctaacttcactagtcatccaacatgtttatttcatgcatgcattttaacaaaagatatgacttgcatgcattccaacacattcTTTCTCTTTACTGTTGGTTTAAGTCTTGGGCTAGTGTGGAGTTTGCACTAACTGAGAAGCAATACTCTGGAGTTTGGAATATTGTCTTTCTCTACAGAGTGGAGGAAATGCATGATTGGCATTATGACAACAGTCAAATCTCTTCCTTTATCAAAATTTGTACTGTTGGATTAGATGTTAGATATTTTTATCAAGGTTTAAAAAACGCTACCTAGAGCCTAGGCGGCTAGGTAgggtctaggcgggcgcctagacAGCCAGAATTGGATCCTTGCCGGATCCCCTCCTTGGAGATCTTAGGGATCAATGCACATGGATGGTTGATAAAAAATCGTGTGGTCataattaaatgtttttttatatttttaaaagtaaaacagtttcgttttgcatgaaaaatataaaaaaagaaaaaattgtagCCACACAATTATTGATCAATGGTCCGTGTGCgttgatccctaggatccccaggGAGGGGATCCGGCGAAGATCCAAATCCTAGATGGCCTAGgcagatttaggtaaatttct is a window from the Malus domestica chromosome 16, GDT2T_hap1 genome containing:
- the LOC103403308 gene encoding WAT1-related protein At3g28050-like isoform X4, which encodes MCVFCDSAVSKERERERERERDKMSIEGFLPFIGMVIAMMVQTGSMVVNKAAMSKGTNAYIIVVYANAVSALILLPSALIFHRSERPPLTFSILCKIFLLALFCCTSQIFGNIGIEYSSPTLSTAMLNLIPAFTFILAIIFRMERVYWRSSSSQAKVLGTIVSITGAFVVTFYKGLPIIRLSSSLASLLNQLILSSSKSNWILGGLFLAADALSTSLWYILQSAAFTLIAVRGASAWEIRLDVGIIAILYTGIVSTVLRYSLVTWCVKKAGAFYCSMFKPLGIIFGVIMGVIFLGDSVYLGSLVGAAIIVTGFYAMMWGKAKEEKLIEIESLDQNKLPLLQNGLQEKQ
- the LOC103403308 gene encoding WAT1-related protein At5g40240-like isoform X6; the protein is MCVFCDSAVSKERERERERERDKMSIEGFLPFIGMVIAMMVQTGSMVVNKAAMSKGTNAYIIVVYANAVSALILLPSALIFHRMERVYWRSSSSQAKVLGTIVSITGAFVVTFYKGLPIIRLSSSLASLLNQLILSSSKSNWILGGLFLAADALSTSLWYILQATIVKKYPAIVFIVFFQCLFATMQSAAFTLIAVRGASAWEIRLDVGIIAILYTGIVSTVLRYSLVTWCVKKAGAFYCSMFKPLGIIFGVIMGVIFLGDSVYLGSWCSNNCYWILCHDVGKGQRREADRNRITRPKQAPFATKRLTREAVVHKCSM
- the LOC103403308 gene encoding WAT1-related protein At5g40240-like isoform X5; its protein translation is MCVFCDSAVSKERERERERERDKMSIEGFLPFIGMVIAMMVQTGSMVVNKAAMSKGTNAYIIVVYANAVSALILLPSALIFHRSERPPLTFSILCKIFLLALFWMERVYWRSSSSQAKVLGTIVSITGAFVVTFYKGLPIIRLSSSLASLLNQLILSSSKSNWILGGLFLAADALSTSLWYILQATIVKKYPAIVFIVFFQCLFATMQSAAFTLIAVRGASAWEIRLDVGIIAILYTGIVSTVLRYSLVTWCVKKAGAFYCSMFKPLGIIFGVIMGVIFLGDSVYLGSWCSNNCYWILCHDVGKGQRREADRNRITRPKQAPFATKRLTREAVVHKCSM
- the LOC103403308 gene encoding WAT1-related protein At3g28050-like isoform X3; this translates as MCVFCDSAVSKERERERERERDKMSIEGFLPFIGMVIAMMVQTGSMVVNKAAMSKGTNAYIIVVYANAVSALILLPSALIFHRSERPPLTFSILCKIFLLALFCCTSQIFGNIGIEYSSPTLSTAMLNLIPAFTFILAIIFRMERVYWRSSSSQAKVLGTIVSITGAFVVTFYKGLPIIRLSSSLASLLNQLILSSSKSNWILGGLFLAADALSTSLWYILQSAAFTLIAVRGASAWEIRLDVGIIAILYTGIVSTVLRYSLVTWCVKKAGAFYCSMFKPLGIIFGVIMGVIFLGDSVYLGSWCSNNCYWILCHDVGKGQRREADRNRITRPKQAPFATKRLTREAVVHKCSM
- the LOC103403308 gene encoding WAT1-related protein At5g40240-like isoform X1, with the protein product MCVFCDSAVSKERERERERERDKMSIEGFLPFIGMVIAMMVQTGSMVVNKAAMSKGTNAYIIVVYANAVSALILLPSALIFHRSERPPLTFSILCKIFLLALFCCTSQIFGNIGIEYSSPTLSTAMLNLIPAFTFILAIIFRMERVYWRSSSSQAKVLGTIVSITGAFVVTFYKGLPIIRLSSSLASLLNQLILSSSKSNWILGGLFLAADALSTSLWYILQATIVKKYPAIVFIVFFQCLFATMQSAAFTLIAVRGASAWEIRLDVGIIAILYTGIVSTVLRYSLVTWCVKKAGAFYCSMFKPLGIIFGVIMGVIFLGDSVYLGSWCSNNCYWILCHDVGKGQRREADRNRITRPKQAPFATKRLTREAVVHKCSM
- the LOC103403308 gene encoding WAT1-related protein At4g15540-like isoform X2, which translates into the protein MCVFCDSAVSKERERERERERDKMSIEGFLPFIGMVIAMMVQTGSMVVNKAAMSKGTNAYIIVVYANAVSALILLPSALIFHRSERPPLTFSILCKIFLLALFCCTSQIFGNIGIEYSSPTLSTAMLNLIPAFTFILAIIFRMERVYWRSSSSQAKVLGTIVSITGAFVVTFYKGLPIIRLSSSLASLLNQLILSSSKSNWILGGLFLAADALSTSLWYILQATIVKKYPAIVFIVFFQCLFATMQSAAFTLIAVRGASAWEIRLDVGIIAILYTGIVSTVLRYSLVTWCVKKAGAFYCSMFKPLGIIFGVIMGVIFLGDSVYLGSLVGAAIIVTGFYAMMWGKAKEEKLIEIESLDQNKLPLLQNGLQEKQ